A region from the Falco rusticolus isolate bFalRus1 chromosome 4, bFalRus1.pri, whole genome shotgun sequence genome encodes:
- the UHRF1 gene encoding E3 ubiquitin-protein ligase UHRF1: MWIQVRTMDGKETHRVDSLSKLTKVEGLRLRIHEVFGVEPQRQRLFYRGKQMEDGHSLFDYSVGLNDIVQLLVRQSPAVLPAVSKEKDSELSDTDSGCGSGQSESDKSSHNGEGAMELEGQPSTAAQPDWTDPGFGLYKINDLVDARDTNMGAWFEAQVVNVTRKKHTNEAVDSCTDPDQPTAIPEEDVIYHVKYEDYPENGVVQLSSSDVRARARTILKWHQLEVGQVVMVNYNPDEPKERGFWYDAEILQKRETKMIKEINAKILLGEAGDSLNDCRITLVDEIYKIEEPGSACPVSACPLKRQSGPVCKACKDNPNKTCRICACHICGGKQDPDKQLMCDECDMAFHIYCLNPPLSSIPDDEDWYCPECRNDASEVVLAGEKLKESKKKQKMASANSSSRRDWGKGMACVGRTKECTIVPSNHYGPIPGIPVGTMWKFRVQVSESGVHRPHVAGIHGRSNDGAYSLVLAGGYEDDIDHGNSFTYTGSGGRDLSGNKRTAEQSCDQKLTNMNRALALNCSAPINDKNGAEAKDWRAGKPVRVVRNVKGGKHSKYAPVEGNRYDGIYKVVKYWPETGKSGFLVWRYLLRRDDEEPAPWTKEGKDRMKKLGLTMQYPEGYLEAVANKDKEKENNGDDEFDTPGKGKRKRKSAGGEEKLINSPTGTPKKTKVEPYKLTPQQKSLIKSDEANEKLWNEVLEALKDGPKFLNKVEEAFLCICCQEVVFRPVTTVCQHNVCKDCLDRSFKADVYSCPACRYDLGKNYTMQLNETLQTILTQLFPGYGNGR, from the exons TACAGCGTTGGACTGAATGATATTGTTCAGCTCTTGGTCAGACAAAGCCCAGCAGTGCTTCCTGCTGTTAGTAAGGAAAAGGATTCTGAACTCTCCGACACAGACTCTGGCTGTGGCTCAGGCCAAAGCGAATCTGACAAAAGCTCTCACAATGGAGAAGGTGCCATGGAACTGGAGGGACAGCCAAGCACAGCTGCGCAGCCCGACTGGACTGACCCGGGATTTGGCCTCTATAAG ATCAATGACTTGGTTGACGCTCGCGATACGAATATGGGAGCGTGGTTTGAAGCCCAGGTTGTAAATGTAACCAGAAAAAAGCATACAAATGAAGCAGTGGACAGCTGCACAGATCCCGATCAGCCAACAGCCATTCCTGAAGAAGATGTAATATATCACGTGAAATACGAAGA TTATCCAGAGAATGGAGTTGTACAACTGAGTTCGAGTGATGTACGGGCTCGCGCACGGACTATTTTGAAGTGGCACCAGCTAGAAGTAGGACAGGTGGTGATGGTCAACTATAATCCCGATGAACCAAAAGAGAGAGGTTTTTGGTACGATGCAGAGATTCtgcaaaaaagggaaacaaaaatgaTCAAAGAGATAAATGCAAAGATATTACTTGG GGAAGCTGGCGATTCCTTGAATGACTGCAGAATTACATTAGTGGATGAAATTTATAAAATTGAAGAACCAGGCAGTGCTTGTCCAGTTAGTGCCTGCCCATTAAAAC GACAAAGTGGACCTGTGTGTAAAGCTTGTAAGGACAACCCGAACAAGACCTGCAGAATTTGTGCTTGCCATATCTGTGGGGGTAAACAAGATCCAGATAAGCAGCTGATGTGTGATGAGTGTGATATGGCTTTTCACATCTACTGCCTCAACCCCCCCCTTAGCAGCATACCAGATGATGAGGACTG GTATTGCCCTGAATGTCGAAATGATGCGAGTGAGGTGGTCTTAGcaggagagaaattaaaagaaagtaaaaagaaacaaaagatggCGTCTGCTAATTCATCCTCGCGGAGAGACTGGGGCAAG GGCATGGCATGTGTCGGTCGCACAAAGGAATGTACCATTGTCCCCTCGAACCACTATGGACCGATTCCTGGGATTCCCGTTGGCACCATGTGGAAGTTCAGAGTTCAG gtgagcGAATCTGGTGTTCACAGGCCCCACGTAGCAGGTATTCATGGCAGAAGTAACGATGGCGCCTATTCCTTGGTTCTGGCAGGAGGCTATGAAGATGACATA GATCATGGAAATTCCTTCACATATACAGGGAGCGGAGGGCGTGATCTTTCTGGAAACAAACGCACAGCGGAACAGTCTTGTGATCAAAAACTCACCAATATGAACAG AGCTCTGGCTCTGAACTGCAGTGCCCCCATCAACGACAAAAATGGAGCTGAAGCCAAGGACTGGAGGGCTGGAAAGCCGGTCCGAGTGGTGAGGAATGTAAAAGGAGGCAAACATAGTAAATATGCTCCTGTAGAAGGGAACAGATATGATGGAATATACAAG GTTGTGAAATACTGGCCTGAGACAGGGAAGTCTGGATTTTTAGTGTGGCGTTACCTGCTTAGGAGGGATGATGAAGAACCTGCTCCTTGGACCAAAGAAGGAAAGGACAGGATGAAAAAGCTTGGCCTTACGATGCAG tATCCGGAAGGGTATTTGGAAGCTGTTGCAAACAAAgataaggagaaagaaaataatggagaTGATGAGTTTGATACCCcggggaaaggaaagaggaaaaggaaatcaGCAG gtgGGGAGGAAAAACTTATCAACTCTCCTACAGGCACTCCAAAGAAAACTAAAGTTGAGCCATACAAGCTGACACCTCAGCAAAAATCTCTTATAAAAAGTGATGAAGCCAATGAAAAACTGTGGAATGAAGTACTAGAAGCTCTTAAAGATGGACCG aaattcCTAAATAAAGTTGAAGAGGCCTTCTTGTGTATTTGCTGTCAGGAGGTTGTGTTTCGGCCAGTCACAACTGTATGCCAGCACAATGTGTGCAAG GATTGTTTGGATAGATCCTTCAAAGCTGATGTGTACAGTTGTCCCGCCTGCCGCTACGATCTTGGCAAAAATTACACCATGCAACTGAACGAAACACTGCAGACCATTCTAACTCAGCTCTTCCCTGGATATGGCAATGGACGGTGA